A window from Sulfurovum sp. TSL1 encodes these proteins:
- the panC gene encoding pantoate--beta-alanine ligase, whose translation MVIVQTIEALQEAKKTLAGSIGFVPTMGALHKGHLSLIQQAKQENDHLIVSIFVNPTQFLEGEDLDAYPRKEEADIKICKLAGVDILFMPTIDAMYEKDELSIGAPAIRGYILEGEKRPGHFDGMLQVVMKLLNLSGATNAYFGKKDAQQLALIMQMVKNYFMDVNIIPCNIVRDENGLALSSRNVYLQGEERTRALSLARSLKRATKMIMAGELNAEVIKKEMLIVLEETDKVEYVAIVDRAFNALDTIEIGNTIILVAAWVGKPRLIDNMWI comes from the coding sequence ATGGTTATCGTTCAAACAATAGAGGCTTTGCAGGAAGCAAAAAAGACATTAGCGGGTTCTATAGGTTTTGTTCCTACCATGGGAGCACTGCACAAAGGACATCTTTCCCTCATACAGCAGGCAAAACAGGAGAATGATCATCTCATCGTTTCTATTTTTGTCAATCCGACACAGTTTTTGGAAGGGGAAGACCTGGATGCGTATCCCCGTAAAGAGGAAGCGGACATAAAGATATGCAAACTCGCAGGTGTAGATATATTGTTTATGCCAACGATCGATGCGATGTATGAAAAGGATGAACTGAGTATCGGTGCACCCGCGATCCGTGGATACATTTTGGAAGGAGAAAAGCGTCCGGGTCATTTTGACGGTATGCTTCAAGTGGTCATGAAGCTGCTTAATCTCAGCGGTGCAACGAATGCCTACTTTGGGAAAAAAGATGCACAGCAGTTAGCCCTTATTATGCAGATGGTCAAAAATTATTTTATGGACGTCAACATCATTCCTTGCAATATCGTACGAGATGAGAACGGATTGGCTTTAAGCAGTCGTAATGTCTACCTGCAGGGGGAAGAAAGAACACGTGCACTGTCGCTTGCCCGTTCACTCAAACGTGCAACAAAGATGATCATGGCAGGCGAACTCAATGCTGAAGTGATCAAAAAAGAGATGTTGATCGTACTCGAAGAGACGGACAAGGTGGAATATGTTGCGATCGTCGACAGAGCATTTAATGCACTTGACACCATAGAGATAGGGAATACGATCATTCTCGTTGCTGCATGGGTGGGCAAACCCAGACTGATCGATAATATGTGGATCTAA
- a CDS encoding FtsW/RodA/SpoVE family cell cycle protein → MIDKPLLAAVMTLLTLSLVMSYSLSTYTVLHFNYADLHFFIRQSMAVFIGFGTMVLLSRMDPDKWFSRIGLSLFILFFILMIAMQFLPSSLVTAVGGAKRWIHVGPMSIAPVEFFKVGFVFFLAWSFSRKLLNKTKMQFWEEVRTFTPYLFVFMVAVVIIAVFQKDLGQVVVLGGTLMVLFLFIGSSWKFFLSLLSVGLLAFVGLIFLAPHRMARIKSWWGTVQDSILSLFPFESVQNLRIEAGKEPYQISNSLNAIYNGGFGGQGLGNGQFKLGYLSEVHTDFILAGITEELGFLGLFLVTVTILFIVFRIFKIASKVKNPMYYLFSIGVGLLIALAFILNSYGISGITPIKGIAVPFLSYGGSHIWASCIAIGMVLMVSKKVPRDAQGKMR, encoded by the coding sequence ATGATAGATAAACCCCTTCTTGCAGCAGTTATGACACTTTTGACACTTTCATTGGTGATGAGCTATTCTCTTTCTACCTATACCGTACTGCATTTTAATTATGCAGATCTCCATTTTTTTATACGGCAAAGCATGGCTGTTTTCATAGGGTTCGGAACGATGGTGCTTCTAAGCAGAATGGACCCGGACAAATGGTTCTCGCGCATAGGGTTGTCACTTTTTATCCTCTTTTTTATTTTGATGATAGCCATGCAGTTTTTGCCTTCTTCACTTGTCACGGCGGTAGGAGGGGCCAAACGATGGATACATGTAGGTCCCATGTCCATTGCGCCTGTTGAATTCTTTAAAGTAGGATTCGTTTTCTTTTTGGCATGGAGTTTTTCCCGTAAACTTCTGAACAAAACAAAAATGCAGTTTTGGGAAGAGGTACGTACGTTTACACCGTATCTTTTTGTGTTCATGGTAGCAGTTGTGATCATCGCTGTATTTCAGAAAGATCTTGGTCAAGTGGTAGTATTGGGAGGGACACTGATGGTCTTGTTTTTGTTCATCGGGAGCTCCTGGAAGTTCTTTCTAAGTCTGCTTTCTGTTGGTTTGTTGGCCTTTGTAGGACTCATTTTCCTTGCACCTCACCGTATGGCACGGATCAAAAGCTGGTGGGGAACGGTACAAGACAGCATACTCTCTCTTTTTCCTTTTGAATCGGTGCAAAACCTTCGTATTGAAGCAGGAAAAGAACCTTATCAGATATCGAATTCTCTTAATGCCATATATAATGGCGGCTTTGGGGGGCAAGGCCTGGGTAATGGTCAGTTTAAACTGGGGTATCTAAGTGAAGTGCATACAGACTTTATTTTGGCAGGTATCACGGAAGAATTAGGATTTTTAGGACTTTTTTTGGTGACAGTAACCATCTTGTTCATTGTATTCCGTATTTTCAAGATCGCTTCAAAAGTGAAAAATCCTATGTATTATCTTTTTTCCATAGGGGTAGGTTTGCTGATCGCATTGGCATTTATCCTTAACTCTTATGGTATCTCCGGGATCACACCTATCAAAGGGATCGCCGTACCGTTCTTAAGTTATGGCGGGTCGCATATATGGGCTTCGTGTATAGCCATAGGTATGGTTTTGATGGTTTCTAAAAAAGTACCAAGAGACGCTCAAGGAAAAATGCGATGA
- the bcp gene encoding thioredoxin-dependent thiol peroxidase has translation MLEVGAQVPDFCLPNQDEEEICLRDIKGKWIVLYFYPKDNTPGCTTEACDFTAALPDFTDLDAIVLGVSPDSPKKHRNFIEKKDLKITLLADEEKELCNLFGVWQLKKFMGKEYMGVVRSTFIIDPDGKVAATWTKVKVKEHVDAVKAKLQELQNV, from the coding sequence ATGTTAGAAGTAGGAGCACAAGTACCGGATTTTTGTTTACCCAACCAGGATGAAGAAGAGATCTGTTTGAGAGACATTAAAGGAAAGTGGATCGTACTTTATTTTTATCCAAAGGACAACACACCCGGATGTACAACAGAAGCCTGTGATTTCACAGCGGCACTTCCGGATTTTACGGATTTGGATGCTATTGTTTTAGGGGTAAGTCCTGATTCTCCCAAAAAACACAGAAACTTCATAGAAAAGAAAGACTTAAAGATCACACTCTTGGCAGATGAAGAGAAAGAACTCTGTAATCTTTTTGGTGTCTGGCAGTTGAAAAAGTTCATGGGCAAAGAGTATATGGGTGTGGTACGTTCCACTTTCATAATAGACCCTGACGGAAAAGTAGCGGCAACTTGGACAAAAGTAAAAGTCAAAGAACATGTGGATGCGGTAAAGGCTAAACTCCAAGAGCTTCAAAACGTATAA
- the tsf gene encoding translation elongation factor Ts yields MANFGPKDIKKLREMTDAGMMDCKKALTEADGDMDKAVAWLRDQGMGAAAKKAGKVAAEGAIGVKVEGKKAVIVEINSQTDFVAQNDKFKALMNTVINHAFDNNLKDAEAINASTINGEPFTDYLSQQIAVIGEKLDVRRAALIEGDETTAVNGYVHSNGQNGVIIEAKCDSAKTAEAMTPVLKEVAMHAAAMSPKTLSFKDFDPTFVAEETQGRIIAIEKENEELARLGKTLKNIPQYISMSQLTDEVMAAAEALLKEELKAEGKPEKIWDRILPGKIERFISDNTTLDQELCLLDQKFVMDDSKTVLEYVQDKAKAAGGSADIVHFVRLEVGEGIEVAEEDFAAEVAAQMG; encoded by the coding sequence ATGGCAAACTTTGGACCTAAAGATATCAAAAAACTCAGAGAGATGACTGATGCAGGAATGATGGACTGTAAAAAAGCATTGACTGAAGCTGATGGAGATATGGACAAAGCAGTTGCATGGCTTAGAGATCAAGGTATGGGTGCTGCTGCTAAAAAAGCAGGTAAAGTTGCTGCTGAAGGTGCGATCGGTGTGAAAGTCGAAGGTAAAAAAGCAGTGATCGTTGAGATCAACTCTCAAACTGACTTTGTGGCACAGAATGATAAATTTAAAGCACTTATGAATACCGTTATCAATCATGCATTTGATAATAATCTTAAAGATGCAGAGGCTATCAACGCTTCTACGATCAACGGTGAACCGTTCACTGATTATCTTTCTCAGCAAATTGCTGTGATCGGTGAAAAGCTTGATGTAAGAAGAGCAGCACTTATCGAGGGAGATGAAACAACTGCGGTAAACGGTTATGTTCACTCTAACGGTCAAAACGGTGTAATCATCGAAGCAAAATGTGACTCTGCTAAGACAGCGGAAGCAATGACTCCGGTACTTAAAGAAGTAGCAATGCACGCAGCAGCAATGTCACCGAAAACACTTTCTTTTAAAGATTTCGATCCTACATTCGTAGCAGAAGAGACTCAAGGTAGAATCATTGCGATTGAAAAAGAGAATGAGGAACTTGCTAGACTTGGTAAGACATTGAAGAACATTCCTCAGTATATCTCTATGAGCCAATTGACTGATGAAGTGATGGCTGCAGCTGAAGCACTTCTCAAAGAAGAGCTTAAAGCAGAAGGTAAACCTGAAAAGATCTGGGACAGAATTCTTCCAGGTAAGATCGAAAGATTTATCTCAGACAACACAACACTTGACCAAGAACTATGTCTTCTTGATCAGAAATTTGTAATGGATGACAGCAAAACAGTGCTTGAGTATGTTCAAGACAAAGCAAAAGCAGCTGGTGGTTCTGCTGATATCGTACATTTTGTAAGACTAGAAGTGGGTGAAGGAATCGAAGTAGCAGAAGAAGATTTTGCTGCTGAAGTTGCTGCACAAATGGGATAA
- a CDS encoding ABC transporter ATP-binding protein — protein MSQFLLEAKNISHGFDTLLFHDVNFSLKPSQSAAIIGRSGCGKSTLLHIFSTFIKPDKGSVALLGKDLYTLDDKAIEALRRYDIGIIFQFHYLFKGMSALENIEVASMLSAENIDETILEKLEIKELMKQKIGELSGGQQQRVSVARVLSKKPRIIFADEPTGNLDKETAELVMDVLLDYIKETGAALLLVTHDDSMEARCDVAYKIEDKILKEKEKV, from the coding sequence ATGTCCCAATTTTTATTGGAAGCAAAAAATATTTCTCACGGTTTCGATACCCTTTTATTTCACGATGTAAATTTTTCTTTAAAGCCATCACAAAGCGCGGCGATCATTGGCCGAAGCGGTTGTGGAAAGTCTACACTTCTACATATCTTCTCAACATTTATCAAACCGGATAAAGGCAGTGTAGCACTGTTAGGGAAAGATCTTTACACGCTTGATGATAAGGCGATCGAAGCATTGCGTCGCTATGATATAGGGATCATCTTTCAGTTCCATTACCTCTTTAAAGGGATGAGTGCACTGGAAAACATCGAAGTTGCCAGCATGTTAAGTGCTGAGAATATCGATGAGACCATTCTTGAAAAACTGGAGATCAAAGAATTGATGAAACAAAAGATCGGTGAACTCTCAGGAGGACAGCAGCAGCGTGTCTCTGTTGCAAGGGTATTGAGCAAAAAGCCTCGTATCATTTTTGCCGATGAACCAACAGGGAATCTGGATAAAGAGACCGCCGAACTTGTGATGGATGTATTGTTGGATTACATTAAAGAGACAGGTGCGGCGCTTTTACTGGTCACCCATGATGACAGTATGGAAGCGCGTTGTGACGTGGCGTATAAGATCGAAGACAAAATACTCAAGGAGAAGGAGAAAGTATGA
- the prfB gene encoding peptide chain release factor 2, with amino-acid sequence MDAYEYSELLKSLTIKMDNIKNIVKPDLLKERLKEIEEMQQDPNFWNDAANAGKISQEKTKTERILATYNNAYDAVHDASEYFELSKAENDEETLEMLYEDAESLQESTNALEVQMMLSGEHDGANAIISIHPGAGGTESQDWASILYRMYLRWAERHDFKIEVLDYQAGEEAGIKDVSFIIKGENAYGYLKVENGIHRLVRISPFDSNAKRHTSFSSVMVSPEIDDDIDITIEDKDLRVDTYRASGAGGQHVNKTESAIRLTHIPTNIIVQCQNDRSQHKNKAAAMKMLKSRLYEYEMAKKQAALDGVEKSDIGWGHQIRSYVMQPYQQVKDTRSNQAFTNVDAILDGDIDKMLEGVLITQAR; translated from the coding sequence ATGGATGCATACGAATACAGCGAATTACTCAAATCACTTACCATTAAAATGGACAACATTAAAAATATTGTCAAACCCGATCTCTTGAAAGAGAGACTTAAAGAGATAGAAGAGATGCAGCAAGATCCAAATTTTTGGAACGATGCGGCCAATGCAGGAAAGATCTCCCAGGAAAAAACCAAAACTGAGCGTATATTGGCTACCTACAACAATGCCTATGATGCAGTCCATGATGCCAGTGAATATTTTGAACTTTCTAAAGCAGAGAATGATGAAGAGACCCTGGAGATGCTCTATGAAGATGCGGAAAGTTTACAGGAGAGTACCAATGCACTGGAAGTGCAGATGATGCTGAGTGGTGAACATGACGGTGCCAATGCCATCATCTCCATACATCCTGGTGCCGGTGGAACAGAATCACAGGACTGGGCAAGTATACTCTACCGTATGTATCTGCGTTGGGCAGAGAGACATGATTTCAAAATAGAGGTCCTTGACTATCAGGCTGGAGAAGAAGCAGGTATCAAAGATGTCTCTTTTATCATCAAGGGTGAAAATGCCTATGGTTACCTCAAAGTAGAGAACGGAATCCACAGGCTTGTACGTATCTCTCCGTTTGATTCCAATGCCAAACGCCACACCTCATTCTCTTCTGTGATGGTTTCCCCCGAAATAGATGATGATATAGACATTACCATTGAAGACAAAGACTTGCGTGTAGACACCTATCGTGCCTCAGGGGCAGGTGGACAACATGTCAACAAAACAGAATCAGCCATCCGTCTTACACATATACCGACAAATATCATTGTCCAGTGTCAAAATGACAGAAGCCAGCATAAGAACAAAGCGGCAGCCATGAAAATGCTCAAATCCCGTCTTTATGAGTATGAGATGGCTAAAAAACAGGCGGCTCTGGACGGTGTGGAAAAATCAGATATAGGGTGGGGACATCAGATACGCTCTTATGTGATGCAACCCTATCAGCAGGTCAAAGACACCAGGTCCAATCAGGCCTTTACCAATGTAGATGCCATACTTGATGGAGATATAGACAAAATGTTGGAAGGTGTACTTATCACACAGGCAAGATAG
- a CDS encoding penicillin-binding protein 2, whose amino-acid sequence MGMFLFSVLKTISSDRRIPSNTTTIYDRAFRGSIISEDGYTLSSSEKTYQAVVRGASIDPDKKALFVKLFSIYSGIPEKEILKRFKNRKGKEIKGNIILSKTINARSAMQLKSLAYKLRKLDVFQSIKIHNGIEVLYGLDIIENGESRRFPLGDVLSPILGYVGDESDGRYTRPSGRKGLERAYEKHITSKKNGYFQGKRDVVGAAIHDKNSIKMQRVDGLDLHLNIPLALQRRVELMIDQMKLSIDADEILVGVMESETGKILSMASSERYDPAHITQKDIPALVPKFTEYPYEAGSVLKPITIAMALDTKRITPDTWFKTGYKRFDITGGQHVSDDDYFESLPVTDIVVHSSNIGTSQISWLLTGKEFREGLLKFGLAQKTGIDLSRDLPGSLKSLRLLDHKMHRANSSFGYGMMVTFTQLLKAYSAFNNDGLAVTPRLVDYLQDAKGQHYTLPPEVGNMQAVSKKAANQIHDILIEVVKRGTGVKAQYPGLEVGGKTGTAHIAKHGRYVREYHSSFYGFANDKEGHKYTIGALVIRAKKPYKYFASQSAVPAFRRTLDILVELDYLKPEGGLEVTSPEIKVEPKTPPEVIQEPSVPQKEKKKKVTAEPEVKPKPSVKALFKLEPKPEPKPVSIKPAKEKSTKELFEDLF is encoded by the coding sequence ATGGGGATGTTCTTATTTTCTGTGCTGAAAACCATCTCTTCAGACAGACGTATTCCCAGCAATACTACTACGATCTATGACCGTGCATTTCGCGGATCCATCATCTCTGAAGATGGTTATACGCTTAGCAGTTCAGAAAAAACCTATCAGGCAGTGGTACGAGGCGCCAGTATAGATCCTGACAAAAAAGCATTGTTTGTCAAACTTTTCAGTATCTATAGCGGTATCCCTGAAAAAGAGATCCTTAAAAGGTTTAAAAATCGTAAAGGTAAAGAGATCAAAGGCAATATCATCCTCTCTAAAACCATTAATGCACGTTCAGCGATGCAGCTTAAATCCCTTGCATACAAATTACGAAAACTGGATGTCTTTCAGTCTATCAAGATCCACAATGGCATAGAAGTGCTCTATGGTCTGGATATCATAGAAAACGGTGAGAGCAGACGTTTCCCTCTTGGTGATGTTTTAAGCCCGATATTAGGCTATGTAGGCGATGAAAGTGATGGACGTTACACACGTCCTTCAGGGAGAAAAGGTCTTGAACGTGCCTATGAAAAACACATCACCTCCAAGAAAAATGGGTATTTCCAGGGTAAACGTGATGTGGTCGGTGCTGCCATCCATGACAAGAACAGCATTAAGATGCAGCGTGTGGACGGGCTGGATCTGCATCTCAACATTCCTCTTGCACTGCAAAGACGTGTCGAACTGATGATAGACCAAATGAAACTCAGCATCGATGCCGATGAGATCCTGGTCGGTGTGATGGAGAGTGAGACAGGTAAAATACTGAGCATGGCAAGTTCTGAACGCTACGATCCGGCACATATCACGCAGAAAGACATCCCTGCATTGGTGCCGAAATTTACAGAGTACCCTTATGAAGCAGGTTCAGTACTGAAACCGATCACGATCGCAATGGCACTTGATACAAAGAGGATCACCCCTGACACATGGTTCAAAACAGGCTATAAAAGATTTGACATTACCGGGGGACAGCATGTGAGTGATGATGATTATTTTGAGTCTCTCCCTGTAACAGATATCGTGGTACACTCTTCCAACATCGGTACTTCTCAAATCTCTTGGCTCCTGACGGGTAAAGAGTTCAGAGAAGGTCTGCTCAAGTTTGGTCTCGCCCAAAAAACAGGGATAGACCTCTCACGTGATCTGCCGGGTTCACTCAAATCGCTTAGATTACTCGACCATAAAATGCACAGGGCGAACTCTTCATTTGGCTATGGTATGATGGTGACGTTCACCCAGTTGCTCAAAGCCTACTCTGCTTTTAACAATGATGGGTTAGCCGTTACTCCCCGTTTAGTCGATTATCTACAGGATGCAAAAGGCCAGCACTATACCCTTCCTCCTGAAGTGGGCAATATGCAAGCCGTCAGTAAAAAAGCTGCCAACCAGATCCATGATATCCTTATAGAAGTGGTCAAACGCGGTACCGGTGTCAAAGCACAGTACCCAGGCCTGGAAGTGGGAGGGAAAACAGGCACAGCGCATATCGCTAAACATGGTCGCTATGTGAGAGAGTACCACAGCAGCTTTTATGGTTTTGCCAACGACAAAGAGGGACATAAATATACGATCGGCGCATTGGTGATACGTGCCAAAAAACCCTATAAATATTTTGCATCACAATCTGCGGTACCTGCCTTTAGAAGAACCTTGGACATACTTGTAGAGCTGGATTATCTGAAACCTGAAGGCGGGTTGGAAGTGACCAGTCCGGAGATCAAAGTAGAACCAAAAACACCGCCTGAAGTCATACAGGAACCTTCAGTACCGCAAAAAGAAAAAAAGAAAAAAGTGACTGCAGAGCCGGAGGTCAAACCCAAACCATCCGTCAAAGCACTTTTTAAACTTGAACCAAAGCCTGAACCTAAACCGGTCAGCATAAAGCCAGCAAAAGAGAAATCGACCAAAGAACTTTTTGAAGATCTGTTTTAG
- the murG gene encoding undecaprenyldiphospho-muramoylpentapeptide beta-N-acetylglucosaminyltransferase: protein MSIVMTGGGTGGHLAIIKAVKEYLKEEELIYIGSTKGQDRQWFEEDDDFAYKYFFETRGVVNQGALGKVKSLFMMFKATMQAIRLLREHKAKVVFSVGGFSAAATAFAARILRIPLVIHEQNAALGSLNKLLKSHAEAFISSYLEESPIKAYPIKQIFFENARIRDKVGTIIFLGGSQGAKAINRLALGIAPELKARGIRIIHQAGQNNIDEVQKAYDELGIEAEVFGFTTKLAEYMKEADLAIARSGASTLWELSATALPTLYIPYPHAASDHQFHNAQFLVEKDLAWIMREDEIDTDKVLALLDENLAEKSRGLMEIVEKNGSEKIAALLTQI, encoded by the coding sequence ATGAGTATTGTGATGACAGGCGGTGGCACAGGCGGACATTTGGCCATCATTAAGGCGGTTAAAGAGTATCTTAAAGAGGAAGAACTGATCTATATCGGTTCAACCAAAGGACAAGACAGGCAGTGGTTCGAAGAGGATGACGACTTTGCATACAAATACTTTTTTGAAACACGCGGAGTGGTGAACCAGGGTGCTTTAGGCAAGGTCAAATCCCTCTTTATGATGTTCAAAGCAACGATGCAAGCCATCAGACTTTTAAGAGAGCACAAGGCCAAAGTGGTCTTTTCAGTAGGTGGTTTCTCAGCAGCGGCCACGGCATTTGCAGCCAGGATCCTGCGTATACCACTGGTCATCCATGAACAGAATGCTGCCCTGGGTTCGCTCAACAAACTGCTCAAATCCCATGCCGAAGCATTCATCTCTTCGTATCTCGAAGAGAGTCCCATCAAAGCATACCCGATCAAACAGATTTTTTTTGAGAATGCCCGCATACGGGACAAAGTCGGGACGATCATCTTTCTCGGCGGGTCCCAAGGGGCAAAGGCGATCAACAGACTGGCTTTAGGGATAGCACCGGAGCTGAAAGCAAGAGGGATCAGGATCATCCATCAGGCCGGCCAGAATAATATCGATGAGGTACAAAAAGCCTATGATGAGCTGGGGATCGAGGCTGAAGTGTTCGGTTTTACGACCAAACTGGCAGAGTATATGAAGGAGGCGGATCTTGCCATAGCACGCTCGGGTGCTTCCACACTCTGGGAGCTCTCTGCCACGGCTCTTCCTACACTCTACATTCCCTACCCGCATGCTGCGAGTGACCACCAGTTTCATAATGCACAGTTCCTGGTCGAAAAAGATCTTGCATGGATCATGAGAGAAGATGAGATCGATACGGATAAGGTCCTGGCACTGCTGGATGAAAACCTGGCTGAAAAAAGCAGGGGGCTTATGGAGATCGTTGAAAAAAACGGCAGTGAGAAGATCGCTGCATTATTGACACAAATTTAA